A single Triticum dicoccoides isolate Atlit2015 ecotype Zavitan chromosome 2A, WEW_v2.0, whole genome shotgun sequence DNA region contains:
- the LOC119356611 gene encoding protein SDA1 homolog, whose product MRQHAPAYTPEAASASATGGAGERHSLPALQAKMKRDPEGYETELRQLQRHFESSVFLFRQQSALSSSSSGGGGGGETAKELGDLALFLAHVAPFYPNDLADLPDQIGGLLDTNARALPSGLRVHLVQALILLVNRKIVDLEDTMELFMELQVIGDRAVKKLAFSHIVHSIRRMNQKHKNEAKNRKLQGILFKLVQGEEESRAKRAFTILCDLHRRRVWFDDRTANAICDACFHPSSRLMTAAISLLIGYENVEQEDDSDASSDDEAIQNPNIILSKEDVYKANHKGTSASKKKKKAKLERVVRSMKRQQRKSNEETGSNYYSPLTYLKDPQGFAEKLFSRLQKCNERFEVRMMMLKVIARTIGLHHLVLLNFYPYLQRYVQPHQRDVTTLLAAAVQACHEMVPPDAVEPLFKQIVNQFVHDRSRPEAIAVGLNVVREICMRIPLMMNEDLLQDLVLYKKSHEKAVSIAARSLITLFREICPSLLVKKDRGRPIDPTARPKAFGETTIASDVPGAELLDEEMSPEGGSDDESDAFDSDDEEVLPSASGTQQSLESLSNKLDASEDHEDEVSGEQDDAEELDEDDSDDDMDELDDDSDVDGDTDASDEDEDEELNDDSENEDSDQEVEDSDEEDKSKGSGSKVQKRKLSDYIGQLDAADASLRALKKLAGAKKAEASTDEAGRIFGDEDFKRIKELKAKKAAKLALVQHGLSKGDTRSVTFKLPSTDELSLKRVDPSELAAHVKRKMTKEERLEMVKAGREDRGKYQARAAIKQKKTGGSSNKQKQHQKRMPLAAKRAKAARSRQEKKTKAKHSGKQFRGRKAWK is encoded by the exons ATGCGCCAGCACGCCCCCGCCTACACGCCGGAGGCGGCCTCCGCGTCCGCCACGGGCGGCGCGGGCGAGCGGCACAGCCTCCCGGCGCTGCAGGCCAAGATGAAGCGCGACCCGGAGGGGTACGAGACGGAGCTCCGCCAGCTGCAGCGCCACTTCGAGTCCTCGGTGTTCCTCTTCCGCCAGCAGTCCGCGCTGTCCTCGTcctcctcgggcggcggcggcggcggggagacgGCCAAGGAGCTCGGCGACCTCGCGCTCTTCCTCGCCCACGTCGCGCCCTTCTACCCCAACGACCTCGCCGACCTGCCCGACCAGATCGGGGGCCTGCTCGACACCAACGCCCGCGCGCTGCCGTCCGGCCTCCGGGTGCACCTCGTGCAGGCGCTCATACTGCTGGTCAATCGGAAG ATTGTTGATCTGGAAGACACCATGGAGTTATTTATGGAGCTTCAAGTCATTGGAGATCGAGCAGTAAAAAAGCTTGCATTTTCACATATTGTACACAGCATCAGAAGGATGAATCAGAAGCACAAGAATGAAGCCAAGAATCGCAAACTGCAAGGCATCCTTTTTAAATTAGTACAG GGCGAGGAAGAGTCGAGAGCAAAGAGGGCTTTTACTATCCTATGTGATCTTCACCGTCGACGGGTCTGGTTTGATGACCGCACAGCAAATGCTATATGCGATGCTTGTTTCCATCCTTCTTCGAG GCTTATGACAGCTGCTATTTCATTGCTCATTGGGTATGAAAATGTTGAGCAAGAGGATGATAGTGATGCCAGCAGTGACGATGAAGCGATTCAAAACCCAAATATTATACTTAGTAAAGAGGATGTTTACAAG GCAAATCACAAGGGTACCTCTGCTAGTAAGAAAAAGAAGAAAGCTAAATTGGAGCGTGTAGTTCGTAGTATGAAAAGGCAACAACGTAAATCCAATGAGGAGACTGGCTCCAATTACTATTCACCCCTTACGTATTTAAAGGATCCCCAG GGTTTTGCAGAGAAACTCTTCTCTCGGCTACAGAAATGCAATGAACGATTCGAG GTAAGGATGATGATGTTGAAGGTGATAGCAAGGACTATTGGGCTGCATCACTTGGTTTTGTTGAACTTCTATCCATATCTTCAGAGATATGTTCAA CCTCATCAACGTGATGTGACCACTCTACTTGCTGCAGCAGTACAGGCTTGCCATGAGATG GTGCCTCCTGATGCTGTTGAACCGCTGTTCAAGCAGATAGTAAATCAATTTGTGCATGATCGTTCCCGTCCGGAG GCTATTGCTGTTGGCCTGAATGTTGTGAGAGAGATCTGCATGCGAATTCCATTG ATGATGAATGAGGATCTACTCCAAGACCTTGTTTTATATAAGAAGTCCCACGAGAAAGCTGTTTCTATTGCCGCTCGCTCACTTATCACATTATTCAGGGAG ATCTGTCCTTCATTGTTAGTCAAGAAAGACCGTGGTCGTCCTATTGATCCAACTGCTCGGCCAAAAGCATTTGGAGAAACCACTATTGCTAGTGATGTGCCTGGAGCTGAGTTGCTAGATGAAGAGATGTCACCAGAAGGGGGTTCAGACGACGAGTCTGATGCTTTTGATTCTGATGACGAGGAAGTGTTGCCATCTGCGAGTGGTACCCAACAAAGTTTGGAGAGTTTATCAAACAAGCTTGATGCCAGTGAAGATCATGAAGATGAAGTATCTGGGGAACAAGATGATGCAGAGGAACTAGACGAGGATGATAGTGATGACGATATGGATGAACTAGATGACGACTCTGACGTGGATGGTGATACTGATGCGtctgatgaggatgaagatgaggagCTCAATGACGATTCAGAGAATGAAGACTCGGAccaggaggttgaagacagtgaTGAGGAGGATAAATCAAAGGGCAGCGGTTCCAAGGTGCAGAAGAGAAAGTTAAGTGATTATATTGGACAACTTGATGCTGCAGATGCAAGCCTTCGAGCTCTGAAGAAGTTAGCAGGAGCTAAGAAGGCTGAAGCCTCAACCGATGAAGCTGGCAGAATTTTTGGCGACGAAGATTTTAAGCGCATAAAAGAGCTCAAG GCAAAGAAAGCAGCAAAGTTGGCTTTGGTTCAACATGGGCTCAGCAAGGGTGACACAAGATCAGTGACCTTCAAACTTCCTTCTACTGATGAGCTTAGCTTGAAGCGCGTTGATCCATCAGAGCTTGCG GCTCACGTCAAACGAAAGATGACCAAGGAAGAGAGATTAGAGATGGTGAAAGCTGGAAGGGAGGATAGAGGAAAATACCAAGCAAGAGCAGCTATTAAACAGAAAAAG ACGGGTGGCTCGAGCAATAAGCAGAAACAGCACCAGAAGAGGATGCCTCTGGCGGCAAAGAGAGCAAAGGCAGCGCGTTCTCGGCAGGAGAAGAAGACCAAAGCGAAGCACTCAGGAAAGCAGTTCAGGGGAAGGAAAGCCTGGAAATAA